Proteins from a genomic interval of Caulobacter sp. SL161:
- a CDS encoding acyl-CoA dehydrogenase family protein has protein sequence MADFGGTDLDAFRADTRAWLEANYPKSLNAPMGEDEAPWGGRKMVWKNPDAKLWLDRMAERGWTAPMWPKEYGGGGLSKAQNKVLEQELRRLKARPALMSFGVWMLGPVLLEYATEEQKQRFLPAIVRGETRWCQGYSEPGAGSDLASLQTKCEDQGDHYLINGQKVWTSYADQADWIFCLVRTDTSKKHEGISFVLFDMTSPGVEARPIKLISGSSPFCETFFDNVKVPTEQLVGKLNGGWDIAKRLLQYERQNISASGFGGGGGLSVVEAAKKELGVDSEGRIADGDFRARLAAHSMDAHAFMLTVRRAEAESKQGSGPSAAVSIIKYAAAKMNQERTELLVEALGLQGLGWSGEDFSAEELAAPRAMLRAKGNSIEGGTSEVNLNVIAKRVLGLLDHQ, from the coding sequence ATGGCCGATTTCGGGGGAACCGATCTCGACGCCTTCCGCGCCGACACCCGCGCCTGGCTCGAAGCCAACTATCCAAAGTCCCTGAACGCGCCGATGGGCGAGGACGAGGCCCCGTGGGGCGGCCGCAAGATGGTGTGGAAGAACCCCGACGCCAAGCTGTGGCTCGACCGCATGGCCGAACGCGGCTGGACCGCCCCGATGTGGCCCAAGGAGTACGGCGGCGGCGGCCTGTCCAAGGCTCAGAACAAGGTGCTGGAACAGGAACTGCGTCGCCTCAAGGCTCGCCCGGCCCTGATGAGCTTCGGCGTCTGGATGCTGGGTCCGGTACTGCTGGAATACGCCACCGAGGAACAGAAGCAGCGCTTCCTGCCCGCGATCGTGCGCGGCGAAACCCGCTGGTGCCAGGGCTATAGCGAGCCCGGCGCGGGTTCGGACTTGGCCTCGCTGCAGACCAAGTGCGAGGATCAGGGCGACCACTACCTGATCAACGGCCAAAAGGTCTGGACCAGCTACGCCGACCAGGCCGACTGGATCTTCTGCCTGGTGCGCACCGACACCAGCAAGAAGCACGAGGGCATCTCGTTCGTGCTGTTCGACATGACCTCGCCCGGCGTCGAGGCCCGTCCGATCAAGCTGATCAGCGGCTCCTCGCCCTTCTGCGAGACCTTCTTCGACAATGTGAAGGTCCCCACGGAACAGCTGGTCGGCAAGCTGAACGGCGGCTGGGACATCGCCAAGCGCCTGCTGCAATACGAGCGCCAAAACATCAGCGCCTCGGGCTTTGGCGGCGGCGGCGGCTTGTCGGTTGTCGAAGCGGCCAAGAAGGAGCTCGGCGTCGACAGCGAGGGCCGGATCGCCGACGGCGATTTCCGTGCGCGACTGGCGGCTCACTCGATGGACGCCCACGCCTTCATGCTGACCGTGCGCCGCGCCGAGGCGGAGTCCAAGCAGGGCTCGGGCCCCAGCGCCGCCGTCTCGATCATCAAGTACGCCGCCGCCAAGATGAACCAGGAGCGCACCGAGCTGCTGGTCGAGGCCCTGGGACTTCAGGGCCTGGGCTGGTCGGGCGAAGACTTCAGCGCCGAGGAGCTGGCCGCGCCGCGCGCCATGCTGCGCGCCAAGGGCAACTCGATCGAGGGCGGCACCAGCGAGGTGAACCTCAACGTCATCGCCAAGCGGGTCCTGGGTCTGCTGGACCACCAGTAG
- a CDS encoding acyl-CoA dehydrogenase family protein yields the protein MAVLTEEQTMLRDAAKGWASESAPVGALRRLRDSKSKQTFDPAAWAEMGQMGWAGVIVPEAYDGSAFGYLGLGLILEETGRTLAASPLLSTAMIAASALQLGGSDAQKQAWLPRIATGEAVATLAIDEGAHHAPARSALSATKSGAGYVLNGTKTLVLDGEAADLLIVAARTSGQPGDTAGLTLFLVAGDAAGVTRSHLSLIDSRGAAKIAFDGVEVSADAVLGEADKGWAILEPTLDRAYAGLAAEMLGSASAAFDITLDYLKTRTQFGQVIGTFQALQHRAAKWFTDLETTRSCVEAALEALDAGADSRALASLAKAKASELVHLASNEMVQMHGGIGMTDAHDAGLYMKRARVTEALFGGASFHRDRYARLMGF from the coding sequence ATGGCCGTCCTGACCGAAGAACAGACGATGCTGCGCGACGCCGCCAAGGGCTGGGCCAGCGAAAGCGCGCCCGTCGGCGCCCTGCGCAGGCTGCGCGACAGCAAGAGCAAGCAGACCTTCGACCCCGCCGCCTGGGCCGAGATGGGCCAGATGGGCTGGGCCGGCGTGATCGTACCCGAGGCCTATGACGGCTCGGCCTTCGGCTATCTGGGCCTGGGCCTGATCCTGGAGGAGACCGGCCGCACCCTGGCCGCCTCCCCGCTCCTCTCCACCGCCATGATCGCCGCCTCGGCGCTGCAGCTGGGCGGCTCGGACGCTCAAAAGCAGGCGTGGCTGCCCAGGATCGCCACCGGCGAGGCCGTGGCGACGCTGGCGATCGACGAAGGCGCTCACCACGCCCCTGCCCGCAGCGCCCTTTCGGCAACCAAGAGCGGCGCCGGCTATGTGCTGAACGGGACCAAGACCCTGGTGCTGGACGGTGAGGCCGCCGACCTGCTGATCGTGGCGGCCCGCACCAGCGGCCAGCCGGGCGACACCGCCGGCCTGACCCTGTTCCTCGTCGCGGGCGATGCGGCCGGCGTGACCCGCTCGCACCTGTCGCTGATCGACTCGCGCGGCGCGGCCAAGATCGCCTTTGACGGCGTCGAGGTCAGCGCGGACGCGGTGCTGGGCGAGGCCGACAAGGGCTGGGCCATCCTGGAGCCGACCCTGGACCGCGCCTATGCGGGCCTCGCCGCCGAGATGCTGGGCAGCGCCAGCGCCGCCTTCGACATCACCCTGGATTACTTGAAGACCCGCACCCAGTTCGGCCAGGTCATCGGCACGTTCCAGGCCCTGCAGCACCGCGCGGCCAAGTGGTTCACCGACCTGGAGACCACCCGCTCGTGCGTCGAAGCCGCGCTCGAGGCGCTGGACGCCGGCGCCGACAGCCGCGCGCTGGCCTCTCTTGCCAAGGCCAAGGCCAGCGAGCTGGTGCACCTGGCGTCGAACGAGATGGTGCAGATGCACGGCGGCATCGGCATGACCGACGCCCACGACGCCGGTCTCTACATGAAGCGCGCACGCGTCACCGAGGCCCTGTTCGGCGGGGCCAGCTTCCACCGCGACCGCTACGCCCGCCTGATGGGCTTCTGA